The DNA window GAGTTTGTGGTTACTTTTCATAAGATTTTTTCTAAGGTTTGAACCTACATTTTTCTTTAGCTAACTAACTACCAAATATTAGTTATCCCACCAACACCCCCTAAAGTTGAGGGGACGTACAAGTCTTTAACCCCCAACTTGGATACTAAGAATTCATGTTGTTAGACTCCAAGCGCTTTGGTCATCAAATCTGCAAGTTGCACAGTTGTCCTCACGTGTTGTGTTCGAACTAGCCCATCTTGAATTTCATCTCGCACAAAATGACAATCAATCTCTCTATGTTTGGTGTGTTCATGAAAGATCGAATTTGTTGCAATCTGAAGAGTCGCTTGGCTATTAGAAAACAATAAAGCCGTATCCATTTTCTCAAGGCATATTTCCTTTAGTAAGCCATCTAACCATACAATTTCTACTATTGCTACTGCTATACTCTTATATTCTGCTTCTGTTGATGACCATGAGATCATGATTTGCTTTTTCGATTTCTAGGAACTTAAGGAGTCTCAAAGCTTGACACAAAAACCAGTGATTGACCTTCTGGACATAGGACATGTAGCCCAATCTGAGTCACAGTACGCAAACATTTGTGATTTACCAGACATTGACAATAGAATTCCTTGACCAGGGTTCTTCTTAATGTATCTGACTACTCGAAGAATTGCTTCCAAATCATACTTTTTTGGCTTATGCATGAATTGACTCAAATGTTGAACCGCAAATGATATGTCTAGTCTTGTATTAGTCAAGTACAACAATCGCCTTAAAAGCCTTTGGTAAACTGCAACATCTAGGATTAACTTATCATGACCATTATTTAACTTGGTGCACTCATCATACTCAATTAATGTGAGCTTTTGGTTTTTTTCCAGTGTTGTCTCCTAATCTCACCTCTGCTATTAACTCCCATGCTGTACTTCCTCTGGTTCAGTATAATACCATTGTTGGATCGTGCCACTTCTATCCCAATGAAATACTTCAAATCACCCTAatctttcattttaaaattctGATGAAGCACATTCTTTAACTCATTGATCATTCCAATGCCATTTCTAGTGATCAACAAGTCATCAACTTACACCAATAAAATCACAAAGTTATTTCCTTGTCGTTTGGTAAACAATGAGTAATCATACCTGCTCTGGATGTAACCACCAACCACCAGAGCTTCTGTGAGTTTTAAGTTCCATTATTGAGAGGCCTATTTCAAACCATACAATGATTTGAGCAAACGATAGACTTTGTACTCCCCCTGTTTGCGAAACCCCTCAGGGATGTCCATATAAACCTCATCATATAAATTGCCCTAAAAGAATGCATTATAAATATCCATTTGGAAGAGGGGCCAAGTATGCATAGCTGCCACACTAATTATGGCACGCACAGTCACCTGCTTAACCACAGGAGAAAAAGTCTCTTGAAAATCAACTCCTACTTGCTACTTAAAACCTTTACCCACCACTTGGGCCTTAGATCGTTCAACAGAACCATTGAAGTGATATTTGACTTTATacacccatttgcaaccaatggGAACTTTACCAAGTGGTCAAGGGACTACTTCCCACATATCATTCTCCTCCAAGTCTCGAATCTCTTATTTCATAGCTTCAATCCACCTTGGATCCAAAATGGCTTCACTATTTGATTGGGGTTCAAGTATAACAGATATCTTAGCAACAAACATTTGAGTATGAATAGGTAAGTGATAAAAATAGTAAACTTGGGAAATAGAATAAGAACATGTATCAAGTGGAGTAGAGGATTGATTGGAACAAACGTAATCTTTCATCCATGCAGGTTGCTTGGAGGATTAGGAAGTGCACCTTAATGGTGGCAAGGTAGGTGAGGGAGGCCGGGGATGAAAATTAAGTGGAGAAGGAATCGATGGTTCAGGTAAAAGAAGATCAGGTGAAACAGGAAAGTCATTAGAGGTGGTAGGTGTATTTGAGAAAGGTGAGGAAACATGTAAGTGGGAACAATAGGCAAATGTTCAATATTGAGGGAAACTGAATCATCTTGTgtggggaaaataaaaaaagcatTGGTAGGAAACTTAAATGGAAAAATAAGTTCATAAAACATAACATCgcggttaataaaaaaattcttggTGGCAAGGTTGAACAACAGGTACCCTTTTTTAACAGCAGAATATCCCATAAAATCGTATGGAAATAGCTTTAGGAGAAAATTTGTCTTGATAATGAGGTGTGGTCACataacaaaaacaacaaaaaattctTAGGCGAGAAAGATCAGGTTTTTTATTGTAAAAAACTTCAAAAGTCTTTGCCAGTTTAGAAGAGAAATGGGTAACCTATTTATTAGAAAACAGGTTGTTAGAACACATTCCCCCTAGAATTTGCTAGGCATATTTGATTGAAACTTCAAGGACCTAGCAACCTCAAGTAAATGTTTGTGTTTACACTCAGTTACTCTATTTTGTTGTGGAGTGTAAGTGCATGAATTCTGATGCACAATCCCCAACTTATTAAATTGATCAGTGCACTCATGTTTAAAGAACTCATAACTATTTTCACTACGAATGATCTTTACATtagctaaaaattaatttttttatcataacaaaaaaatgtttaagttataTAAAAGTATTACTTTTCAGCTTTAAGAGATACACCCATGACCTTAGAGAAGAATCATCTAAAATGGTTAAAAAATACCTATGACCACTATGAGTGGAAACTCTACAAGTTCCCCACAGTTGCAACTTATTTTGTTTAGCTAATGGAAAAATGGGGCATTGTTGAACTTGATCTCCATTCGAAACTAGGAAAGAGAGATTAAGCACCTTGTTCAACCTTGAGAGGGAAGCATGGCCAAGTCTTGAATGCCAAAAAAAAGTGGAGTCAACATTTATAAAGGCTATAAAGATTTTGGAATCAGATGTAGAGGCTACTAAGGTGGATGACGTGGATGTTGTGATCGTGTTTAAAGCATTAGAAAATTGCAAAATGTAAATACCAACTTGTTCTATACCAATCCCTTCATCTTTCCACTTGAGAGGTCttgtaaaaaacaaaaaaaaaaaatcaggatAGAAAGAAGCAACACAACTCAAATCTTTGGTAAGtttagaaatggaaaaaagattatagtaaaattttgagatgtAAAGGACATTTTTAAGGTGTAGATCACGGTGAATGGTGCATGTTTCGATATGTGTAATTGGTGTAGAGGATCCATTGCGTTATCAAGCACAAGATGGGGATGATGTAATGAAACAGGAAATTCTAAACCATGGAGATTAGAAAGCATTTGGTTGATAGTACCTGTATTCAAGATCCACTCATCAGGTGAAACAATACCTGTCATACTTGTCATAATTCCAACAGTAGGTTATTTGTTTAATAGACTTAGAATTTGTTGATACTGTGCATCAGTAAAGAATGATGCTTGGTGACTAATTGTAGCGTAATTATCTCCAACCACAACaatatttaaatcaaatgaatCACTAACTATAGCATTATTTACCACAAACTggattaaaatattctttttggGGAACTTAAAGTCAAGAGGGTAACCAATTAACTTGTAGCAGTTTTTCCtcttatgccctttaattttgcAGTGATCACGTGTTTTTTTAAACCTTTTCTTATGAGATACActaacataaaatgatgttagaTCAGCACCTATAATCCCTATAGTGAGTTATCTCTGGGATTCCTCCTGAACAAGAATAAAATATGCCTGATTGACAAAAGACAAAGGGATCATCAAAAGAATCTGACTGCGAACAACATTGTAAGTCTCATTTAATCCCATCAAACATTGAAAAAGTCATTGCATAACATGCTCAAGATTTCTCCTGGATTGATCAGAACCACAAAAAGAGAAAGGGACAAGAGCATCATACTCATCTCATAATAACCACAACTTTGTAAAATAAGCAGATACATTGGACATACATTGGATATGAGAATTTATTTCCTGATGCAAGAAAAAAATTCCTAGAATAATCAACCTTGTTAAATCTTTCTCCAAGACCTTTCCAGACTGCCTTTACACTAGAAGCAAATACGATTCTAACCGAGAGCTCCCTGCTAATAGTATTCAATATCTAGAGCATTACATCGCTCCCATTGTGAATATAAATCCTCAGAGAGAATCTTTAAAATAAGTGTCATCAACAAGCCCTAATTTGTTCTTGGCTAATAATGCAATTTTCATAGATCGACTCCAAACATTATAGTTTTCAATTCCAAGAAGTTGATGAGATACCAGTAACGAGCCTAGGGTGTTCGAGGAATGTAGATAAAGAGGATGATTAAAATTGATAACCTGGTCGGAGAGATCTATGATCGTAAACAAGATCAACATATTCCAACTATAAGATTCGAAAAAACAACAAGACTAAGAAGAAATTGCAAACAACCCAATAACTTTTAACTGCAATCAAGAACAACTTCCAGGAACAACGATGATCGAAATACGACAACCATCGATTGCTCTGATACCATGTTGAGATAGCAGCAAGTAACGAAACAATCGATTGAAAGCAAAAACAATTGATTGTTGCGATAGCAGTTGACAATGAAACAATCGATTGAAAATAAGAAACAATCAATTGAACAGAGGAAAGAATGAATCAGAGCTGAAAAAATTATCAAGCTTGTTTTCATAATTACTATACTGTTGTTTATTTACATTAACTGCTATTTAACAACTGACTTCTAACCAACTAACTACTGGGTATTAGTTATCCTgccaacaaaattttcaaatatattatttctaTAAATTACATgccaaattatatatatttgggttttattttaagtttattattttatgaaatatttataatatttttttaactcataTCCGCGTAAAAAgcttatataattttataaaaataacatatttggtaaatatattgttttcgaaaaatataaattaggattatatttgtgaaataaaccttaaaaaataTCTAGTAGTAAATAGTTCACTgtttgatataaaaaaaagttaagagttgttagagttttttttttctttggttaaGGATAAAATTGATAAACTAATAAAAGAATTCCTTAATTTTACATGTTCAGTTTTATTATCAAACAATCTATTTTAGTACCAATGTTATTACAGCTATTTTAGTATTGATGTACTAATCAATCGAACAAAATAATTTCTACGAAAAACAAAGAaagtaaaataagaaatggcGGTTTagtttaatgtaaaaaaaaaaaaacatattgcCATGTTAAAGtgatgtgaaaaaaaaatttagaaaatgcagaattttgagttttgtttCCGTGTTAGTTTAAAATATGAgaatttaatagttaagattaAGTATTAACAAGACCTACCAAAGTTGTGATATGGATCTTCTCTTGCTTGGGATTATTAATACGGCAAAGTAATATGTCTAAGTCCTTATTTTACAGTATTAGGGTTAAGCCTTAAACAACAGactttaaaaggattaaatccgtTAGGTCTAATTTCAATTCAAATGCATGGTGGCGTTATCTAATGATATTCCTGAGTTGCTATCGTGGAAAAAGGGGTTATGCAAGCCTaagataaaaacaaaacaaaaaaatgcaTGATCTTGAATAGAAACCCGCATGGACGCATGGCTTGAAAACTTGGTTAACTTTATATATCATGAGTAATTTGGAATCAAAGCATGTAGGAAGTGTCCTGTATTGAACCGATATTTGGATACAAATTATTTGCCTTTCTTCTCTTTCTATATTTATAATCCTCATTTGGGGTCCAAAACTAAAGTGttttttaccatctctttctcaTGCAATTATTGAATAATATTGTTCTTTTCCactggaaaattaaaattatacttGGATTATTCCAAATATATCTTTGATCTTTTTGTATATACATATGTTGGGATGCATGTTAACAGTATAATATGGGATGGGATGGAGTATGTACAGGAGGAGCAGAGAAGTGGGAAGGTGAACTAGGGTGAAAGTGTAGGGAAGTGAGTTGGTAGTCCACGTAGGACGGTGGTGGGTCGGCCGTGGTCGCCAATCATACGGC is part of the Gossypium hirsutum isolate 1008001.06 chromosome D11, Gossypium_hirsutum_v2.1, whole genome shotgun sequence genome and encodes:
- the LOC107911033 gene encoding uncharacterized mitochondrial protein AtMg00240-like — encoded protein: MELKTHRSSGGWWLHPEQGDLKYFIGIEVARSNNGIILNQRKYSMGVNSRVYQRLLRRLLYLTNTRLDISFAVQHLSQFMHKPKKYDLEAILRVVRYIKKNPGQGILLSMSGKSQMFAYCDSDWATCPMSRRSITGFCVKL